From one Mesoaciditoga lauensis cd-1655R = DSM 25116 genomic stretch:
- a CDS encoding DUF559 domain-containing protein codes for MAKGEKKITKNKKLKVLARNLRKDMTLSETLLWQYLRKGQMLGYRFRRQEVIG; via the coding sequence TTGGCAAAGGGGGAGAAAAAGATTACCAAGAACAAGAAACTAAAAGTTCTTGCAAGGAATTTAAGGAAAGACATGACTTTATCCGAAACGCTACTATGGCAATATTTGAGGAAAGGTCAAATGTTAGGGTATAGATTTAGAAGGCAAGAGGTAATAGGAAA